A stretch of Castanea sativa cultivar Marrone di Chiusa Pesio chromosome 2, ASM4071231v1 DNA encodes these proteins:
- the LOC142624053 gene encoding uncharacterized protein LOC142624053, which produces MSSQYPILDNRPIDQWKVTELKEELKRRRLTTTGLKADLIKRLDEAILIERENAAKLAEMENAAKLAEMEKAAKDADNGFECGVESVVGSKDAQSVQVAAETDIDLADDSGKKNKNENADNDMVQVDINESTATLDQGKVEEDDMLGHFDSSRVEEEIVVQTTTVETSIEVTETVVSEVVLSGQDSENVETHEENGNLKSQLENDDLKSHLEIEESKPQLESEDLKPQLESEESKPQLENESLNPPSEGVMLDLSTPDNQVSEVSPILGSQVKSDSISTDSVSINETIEIKDNVIADHVNLELDVKPEMVEPSSSHVVPVGESHPMDVEEPHENKASDGGKDSSNATDADINKKIDSADVGYSEKLNLDRSSGDDSMEEDVLESKQIDSKYNSEEVEIKIEKSHVVKEESHVAVLGDALSVEKKEVHVESKSHPAAPAEKRKFNDQPLVGSNEPIKRQRRWNSEGLKVPEPQSANSTPTTTPKDTFQSAGMKRNFSRSDSTNSEDTPKERVVPPSPKSPTNSLRIDRFLRPFTLKAVQELLGKTGSVTSFWMDHIKTHCYVTYSSVEEAVETRNAVFNLQWPPNGGRLLVADFVDPQEVKSRVEAPQTPVTPTSAGPIVPPAPPTSQPQPSPRQHRPQLPPPPPLPPPPPLSNPPQSRERVQLPPPPPLPEKLDPPIVTLDDLFRKTKATPRIYYLPLTEEQVAAKLTAQGKNTRQ; this is translated from the exons ATGTCATCACAATATCCAATTCTTGACAATCGACCAATTGATCAATGGAAGGTTACAGAGCTAAAAGAGGAGCTTAAAAGAAGGAGATTAACAACTACTGGTTTAAAGGCTGATTTGATTAAACGTCTGGATGAAGCTATTCTCATCGAAAGGGAAAATGCTGCAAAGCTTGCCGAAATGGAAAATGCGGCAAAGCTTGCCGAAATGGAAAAGGCTGCAAAGGATGCGGATAATGGATTTGAATGTGGAGTCGAATCTGTAGTTGGATCAAAAGATGCGCAGTCAGTGCAAGTTGCTGCAGAAACTGATATAGACCTTGCAGATGACAGTGGTAAAAAGAACAAGAACGAAAATGCAGATAATGATATGGTTCAGGTTGATATTAATGAGAGTACGGCAACCTTGGATCAAGGAAAAGTTGAGGAAGATGACATGCTTGGTCATTTTGATTCTTCTAGGGTGGAAGAGGAGATAGTTGTTCAGACAACCACTGTTGAAACCAGCATTGAAGTAACTGAGACTGTGGTATCTGAGGTAGTGTTGAGTGGGCAAGATTCAGAGAACGTGGAAACCCATGAGGAGAATGGAAACTTAAAATCCCAGCTGGAAAATGATGATCTGAAGTCCCATCTGGAGATTGAGGAATCAAAGCCCCAGTTGGAGAGTGAGGATTTGAAGCCCCAGCTGGAGAGTGAGGAATCAAAGCCCCAGCTggaaaatgagagtttaaaTCCTCCATCCGAGGGTGTCATGCTCGACCTTTCGACTCCGGACAACCAGGTATCTGAGGTCAGCCCAATTTTAGGGTCTCAAGTAAAATCTGATTCTATTTCTACTGATTCTGTGTCAATTAATGAAACGATTGAAATAAAGGATAATGTAATTGCTGATCATGTCAATTTAGAACTAGATGTTAAGCCTGAGATGGTGGAACCATCATCCAGCCATGTTGTCCCAGTTGGTGAATCACATCCAATGGATGTTGAGGAGCCACATGAGAACAAGGCATCTGATGGAGGGAAAGATAGCAGCAATGCTACAGATGCAGATATAAACAAGAAAATTGATAGTGCAGATGTAGGGTACTCTGAAAAGTTAAATTTGGACAGGAGTTCTGGTGATGATTCCATGGAAGAGGATGTGCTGGAGAGTAAGCAAATTGATTCTAAGTATAACTCTGAAGAAGTAGAAATTAAGATTGAGAAAAGTCATGTTGTGAAAGAGGAAAGTCATGTTGCTGTTCTTGGGGATGCTTTATCTGTTGAAAAAAAGGAAGTCCATGTTGAGAGTAAAAGTCATCCAGCTGCACCTgctgagaaaagaaaatttaatg ATCAACCATTAGTTGGAAGTAATGAGCCAATCAAGAGGCAACGTAGGTGGAACTCTGAAGGCCTCAAAGTTCCAGAGCCCCAGAGCGCTAATTCTACCCCTACAACTACGCCCAAGGACACTTTCCAGTCTGCTGGTATGAAACGTAACTTCTCTAGATCGGACTCTACAAATAGTGAGGATACTCCCAAGGAACGTGTTG TTCCTCCATCGCCAAAATCTCCAACTAATTCTCTTAGAATTGATCGATTTCTGCGTCCCTTTACGTTGAAAGCAGTGCAAGAACTTCTTGGCAAAACTGGGAGTGTTACCAGTTTTTGGATGGACCACATCAAGACCCATTGCTATGTTACT TACTCATCAGTGGAAGAAGCTGTAGAGACAAGGAATGCTGTGTTTAACTTACAATGGCCTCCAAATGGTGGGCGCCTCCTGGTGGCTGACTTTGTTGATCCTCAGGAAGTGAAATCGCGGGTGGAGGCTCCTCAGACTCCAGTTACGCCTACAAGTGCTGGTCCCATTGTTCCTCCTGCCCCTCCCACCTCGCAGCCCCAGCCCTCACCCCGTCAACATAGGCCGCAGCttccaccaccacctcctctaccaccaccaccacctttgTCTAACCCACCTCAGTCAAGAGAGCGGGTTCAACTTCCACCCCCACCTCCACTTCCAGAGAAACTTGACCCTCCTATTGTCACTTTGGATGATCTCTTCCGGAAAACCAAGGCAACCCCTCGGATCTACTATTTGCCTTTGACAGAAGAACAAGTAGCAGCAAAACTCACAGCACAGGGCAAAAACACCAGGCAGTAG
- the LOC142623203 gene encoding uncharacterized protein LOC142623203 yields the protein MNSVFNEQILADKLSKVNSTQQCIETLSHWCIFHRSKAELVVSTWDKQFHSSQMVQKVPLLYLANDILQNSKRKGNEFVTEFWKVLPAALKSVTGTGDDQGKNVVSRLVAIWEERRVFGSRARSLKDIMLGEELPPPLEFSKKRSRSVRIVKRDSRSIRTKLSIGGTAEKIVSAFHLVLSEHPNEDTEMSKCKSAVHRVRRMEKDFDFTCSNAKDPKRKTLSKELEEEENILKQCIEKLKSVEASRVALVSQLKEALHEQESELENVRTQMQVAQAQAEEASNMRKRLDDEDYVSKPSTATTPIDANSKAGQTTKKSAAAIAAEVADKLAASSSSQLIMTSVLSTFAAEEAKNAGLAKVSTPSNSDSTVKPEKSLPVSEPIAFLSTQPFTSPPNHSYQSVLVPQSTVQNQVPTSQAQYHILPNPSSQQYLQPSGGIMTPYGYNSIPPLPPGPPPPPPHMVSPMVPLTLQVTQQPPAPPSFRPLQPPGMVYYANPHLSQ from the exons ATGAATAGTGTTTTCAATGAGCAGATTCTTGCAGATAAACTCTCCAAGGTCAACAGCACCCAGCAGTGCATTGAAA CTTTGTCACATTGGTGTATATTTCACCGGAGCAAAGCAGAACTGGTTGTTTCGACATGGGATAAACAGTTTCACAGTTCGCAGATGGTTCAGAAAGTTCCCCTGTTGTATCTAGCAAATGACATCCTACAAAATAGTAAGCGCAAAGGAAATGAGTTTGTTACTGAGTTTTGGAAGGTTCTTCCTGCTGCACTCAAAAGTGTTACTGGGACAGGAGATGATCAAGGAAAAAATGTGGTCTCTAGATTG GTTGCTATATGGGAAGAAAGGAGAGTCTTTGGGTCCCGTGCACGGAGCCTCAAAGATATAATGCTTGGAGAGGAATTGCCTCCACCCTTGGAGTTCAGCAAAAAACGTTCGCGTTCAGTCAGAATTGTAAAAAGGGATTCACGCTCTATTAGAACG AAATTGTCTATTGGAGGTACAGCTGAAAAAATAGTTTCAGCATTTCACTTGGTGCTCAGTGAACATCCTAATGAAGACACGGAAATGAGTAAATGCAAGTCTGCAGTTCACCGTGTGAGGAGGATGGagaaagattttgattttactTGTTCTAACG CAAAGGATCCAAAGCGAAAAACTCTGTCCAAagagctggaggaggaggaaaatattttgaaacagTGTATTGAAAAACTTAAATCAGTTGAAGCAAGTAGAGTAGCGCTTGTATCTCAGTTAAAAGAAGCTCTACATGAACAG GAATCTGAACTGGAAAATGTCCGAACTCAGATGCAG GTAGCTCAGGCACAGGCAGAGGAAGCCAGCAACATGCGGAAGCGGCTTGATGATGAAGATTATGTATCAAAACCATCCACCGCAACTACTCCAATTGATGCAAACTCAAAAGCAGGGCAAACAACTAAGAAGTCAGCTGCAGCCATTGCAGCTGAGGTTGCAGACAAGCTTGCAGCTTCTAGCTCCTCTCAACTGATAATGACTTCGGTTCTCTCTACATTTGCAGCGGAAGAGGCAAAGAATGCTGGTTTAGCAAAGGTATCTACGCCTTCAAATTCCGATTCAACGGTAAAACCTGAGAAGTCGTTGCCAGTTTCAGAGCCTATTGCTTTCTTGTCCACACAGCCATTTACTTCACCACCAAACCATTCATATCAATCAGTTTTGGTTCCACAATCAACAGTGCAGAACCAAGTCCCAACCTCTCAAGCTCAATATCATATACTTCCAAACCCATCCTCCCAACAGTATTTGCAGCCATCAGGAGGGATCATGACCCCATATGGTTATAATAGTATTCCGCCCTTACCACCAGgaccaccacctccaccacccCATATGGTCAGTCCAATGGTGCCTTTGACTTTGCAAGTAACTCAGCAACCCCCTGCGCCCCCTAGTTTCCGGCCACTTCAGCCTCCTGGGATGGTATATTATGCTAATCCTCACCTTTCTCAGTGA